From Physeter macrocephalus isolate SW-GA unplaced genomic scaffold, ASM283717v5 random_1181, whole genome shotgun sequence, one genomic window encodes:
- the LOC114485496 gene encoding low-density lipoprotein receptor-related protein 11-like yields MASAARESAGSGLRRSPRLPALRGLLLLCLWLPSGRAVGSPSAPLSELHAQLSGVEQLLEEFRRQLQQERPQEALELELRAGGGPQEGCPGGGGGYSAMPDAIIRTKDSIAAGASFLSAPAAVRDWRQCLEACCLEPRCSVAVVELPRRPAPRVAALGCYLFNCTARGRSVCKFALHRGYSSYSLSRAPEGEQEGLEAGAPATARASPRPGKHAPGGRGRATWVLLSLPLHLLVAASGRPA; encoded by the coding sequence ATGGCCTCCGCCGCCCGGGAGAGCGCGGGCTCCGGGCTCAGGCGGTCGCCACGGCTCCCGGCGCTGCgcgggctgctgctgctgtgcttGTGGCTGCCCAGCGGCCGCGCGGTGGGGTCGCCCTCCGCGCCGCTGTCCGAGCTGCACGCGCAGCTCTCGGGAGTGGAGCAGCTGCTGGAGGAGTTCCGCCGGCAGCTGCAGCAGGAACGGCCGCAGGAGGCGCTGGAGCTGGAACTGCGCGCGGGCGGCGGCCCCCAGGAAGGCTGcccaggcggcggcggcggctacAGCGCCATGCCGGACGCCATCATCCGCACCAAGGACTCCATCGCGGCCGGCGCCAGTTTCCTGAGCGCGCCGGCTGCCGTGCGGGACTGGCGGCAGTGCCTGGAGGCCTGCTGCCTCGAGCCGCGCTGCTCCGTGGCCGTGGTGGAGCTGCCCCGCCGGCCCGCGCCTCGGGTCGCCGCGCTCGGCTGCTACCTCTTCAACTGCACGGCGCGCGGCCGCAGCGTCTGCAAGTTCGCACTGCACCGCGGCTACAGCAGCTACAGCCTCAGCCGCGCCCCAGAGGGCGAGCAAGAAGGCCTGGAAGCTGGCGCCCCGGCCACCGCCCGGGCCTCGCCGCGGCCGGGTAAGCACGCCCCTGGAGGCCGGGGCCGGGCCACTTGGGTCCTGCTGTCGCTGCCCTTGCACCTGTTGGTGGCTGCATCTGGGAGACCCGCCTAG